A stretch of DNA from Leucobacter luti:
GTCTTCGGCTCCCCGATCGGATCCAAGCAGATTATCCAGGCTCAGCTCGCGGATATGTTCCTCGAGTACCAGAAGGGCATGCTGCTCGCGCTGCACCTTGGTCGCCTCAAGGATGCTGGCACGCTGTCCTACGATCAGATCTCAGTCGGCAAGCTCAACAATGTCCGGGAAGCCATCAAGATTGCCGGTAACTGCCGCTCGATCCTCGGCGGCGACGGGATCACGAGCGACTTCCCGGTGATGCGTCACATGGCGAACCTTGAGTCCGTGCGCACCTATGAAGGCACTGATGAAGTGCACCAGCTCGTCATCGGTCGCGCGCTGACGGGTATCGCCGCGTTCTAGCCTCGACGGCGCCAGGGGCGCAGGTGGTGTGGTCTCGCGACCGCTCGCCTGCGCCCCTGCTGCGTATCCGCGTTTCTCTCCTCTGCGCATATTAGTTCGCATTAGAGTAGAATTAACCGCGATCGAGGGAGGGTACTGTGCTGGTACGGATCGACGAAGCAAGTGAGTTACCGCTGTATACGCAAATCGCGAATTCTGTCCGCGAGGACATCGCGAGTGGGCGAGTGGGTCCTGGGCAAGTGCTGCCGCCAGCACGCGAGGTCGCGACCGGGCTCGAGATCAACGTGCATACGGTCTTGCGTGCGTATCAGCTGCTGCGCGATGAGGGGCTCGTTGACCTGAAACGGCGTCGAGGCGCGGTGATCACTGCGGCGGCGGGCGCTGTTGCGGAGCTCCGAGGTGAAGTCGCCGCGCTCGTAGCGCACGCCGCGTCACTGGGCGTCTCGCCTGCGCTGCTCGCGTCCGTCGTGGCTACGACCACGCCCGCTCCTGTGCCGCCAGCACCACTCGGGAGGGGCGTAGCCACTGCCGAGTCGCACAGGGAGGCCGCATGAGAGAGCCGGTGGCTCTGCCCCTGCGCTCCTCGGAGCCGGCTGCGCATGATCACAGTGAGGCTGATCGCGCCTCCCTCGACCGTGCTCGCCGCGCAGCGCGGTGGACCGGACTGTATCTGCCACTGAGCATCACGCTCGCGATGACCGGAATCATGCTCCTCTGGCTGCCCCGGATGCCCGATCCGGCTGCTGTGCACTGGGGTCTGTCCGGGGAACCAGACGGCTTCGATTCACCGTGGGTCAACGCGCTCATGCTGCCGGGAATCGGCCTCATGCTGACTGGAATCTCCTGTATCCAGGCAACACAGCTTGCCCGCGGCCGACAGCACACCGGTGCGCCCTCGCGAGCCTCCTCCTACCGCCTCATCCCGGCGGTGGTGCTCGGCTCTGTGGTACTCATTGCGAGTATCGGGATTGGCACGAGCTGGGTGCAGCTTGATGCCGCCGATGCGCGAGACACCGGCTCAACGCTGGGGGTTCTCGTGGGAGGAAGCGTCGCTGCGGTCGCCGTCAGTGTGCTGGCATACTTCGCGCAACCGCGGCTGCAGAGCGTCGCCGCGCAGGGTGGGGGCGCGGAAGCGCCTCGCTCGCGTCGACCGAGCACGCGGTCTGGGTGCGCGACGTACGCGCCGCACGCTCATTCGTGTGGACCGTCGGAGCTGCGTTCCTGCTGCTTGCCACGATGACGGTCCTCGTCTTTTTCGCGGATCCCGTCGGTGGGTGGATCATGGCTGGCACCCTGGTGTTCGTTGCCATGGTTGCACTCCCGATGACGGTGTTCCGGGTCCGCGTCGATGGATCCGGTCTTGTGGCTCGCTCACTCTGCGGGTGGCCCACGGTGCGCGTACCCGCCGCGGATGTGTCGACGGTCACGGTGACGCAGGTGCAGCCGTTCGCGGAGTATGGCGGGTGGGGGCTGCGCTTCGTCCCCGGGACCACTGCGTTGGTGTTGCGCACCGGTGAAGCGCTCATCATCACACGCCGATCTGGGCGCACTCTCGTGGTGACCGTAGACGATGCTGAAACGGCAGCCGCACTGCTGAGCTCGGCCGCATCACGGGCAGCGGAGGCCCAGCTTATACAAGGAACTGACACAGGTGGAGAGGACTGCTGATGACCACGAGCACACCGACGAGGCCCGAAGACGAGACGGGAGCCTCCAGCGCACGCCCTGAAGTCCCAGCACGTCCTGACGTCCCAGCACGGGTGCCGTGGGGCGCGGTCGCGCTCTTTGTTGGAGTATCGTTCGGGCTCGCGTGGCTGATTGCATTGCCGCTCTGGCTGCGCGATCCAAGCGATCCGACCTTCACCGCGCTGTTTGGCCCGCTCGCACAGGCGATCATGTTCACACCGGCGCTCGCAACGCTCGTGGCGCTGTTCATTGCGAGGACGCCACGGGGCGAGCGGCTCCGCTTTCTCGGCATGTGGCCGCTGCGTCCCGCGAAGCGGATCGTGTGGTTCATGATCGGTGCGGTGTTCGCGCCGGTCGTGATCGTGGCAGGCAGCGTGGCGATTGCGGCGGTGTTGGGCTGGCTGGAAGTGGATCTCGTGGGGTTCTCTGGCTTTGCCGAGCAGCTTGAAGCGTCCCTCCCGGCGAGCGCGGCGGCGATGCTGCCCCAACAGGCCTCATTGTCGCGCTGCAACTCCTCGCGATTCCCCTCGGCGCGGTGTTCAACTGCATCTTCACCTTTGGTGAGGAGATCGGCTGGCGCGGCTGGCTGCTCCCGGCGCTGCGCCCGCTCGGCACCTGGCCTGCGCTCATTCTCTCCGGTGCCATCTGGGCCTGTGGCACGCGCCCCTGATCCTGCTGGGCTACAACTTCGGCCTGACCGACTGGCGCGGTGTCGCGTTGATGGTGATCGGCTGCGTGGCCTGGGGATCCTGCTGGGCTGGTCTCGGCTGCGCACCGGGTCGGTGTGGCCCGCGGTGATCGCACACGGAGCGCTGAACGCGTCAGCAGCCATCTTCCTGCTGGGGATCGCTGCGGGGTTCGAGCCGAACCCCGTGCTCGTAGTCCCCGTCGGGGTTGCCGGCTGATCGCGGTCGCGATCGTCATCGTGATGCTCGTGCTTACCGGCCAGTTCTCGGCGGACAGGCAGCCAGAACTCGCACCGGCGCGTGGGGCACAGGCGATCCAAGAGGCTCCGCTGGCGCAGCAGAACCCGCCGGCGCAGCAGAACCCGCAGGCGCCCGCTACCCGGAGCACCCTCCGGCCGCGTAAGCTCCGCGATGCGCTCGGCGGCGGCGGTAGCGCTCCTGCAGCGTTGCGCAGTCGCCGAGCTCGAAGCCTTCCCACTCGAAGGGGGGCGACATCGTTGGCCAATGAGGCTCCACTCGCCGAGCGATGAGGAGCCCTGCATCACGCCAGCAGGCACGACAAGCTGCGGAAGCTGGCCGGGGTGCGCTGCCGAGTCTGGATCCGCCCCAGCAGCCGCCCTCGGCTCGGCCGTCCGGGTGCAGGAGCAGCAGCCGCAGGGGCGCGCCAGCGTACCAGTGGTAGACCCGACGGAGCCGAGCGCGTGCAGCGCGGAGAAATCTGGATCCGCGAGCAAGTAATAGATCGCACTCGAATGCGCGTCCAAGTGCATCTGGCGGAACAGCCCGCCTCGTGCTCGAGCGGCTCAAGTCCGAGCCGCTCGACCCAGCGCTGTGCCTCCGCTGGAAGTACCGCTGGAAGTGCCGCTGGAAGCTGCGCAGGCGCCGGAGCGGAGCTCATTCGTCACCGCGCTCACGCGACGGCCGCCTCACGGGTCTTGCGGAAGCGCCCGCTCATCAGGATCAGGACGAGCAGCGTGAGCACGTACGGGCCCGCGTCGGTGAGCTGCTGCGGCAGGCCGAACGACTGGAGGCGGAAGCCAATGGCGTCCGCGAAGCCAAACAGCAGGGCCGCACCGAGGACGCCGACGGGGTGCGCACGCGCCAGCATAACGACGACCACGGCGATCCAGCCACGGCCCGCCGACATATTTTCACCGAACAATACGACGTTGCCGAGCGCGAGCTGTGCGCCACCGAGGCCGGCGAGTGCGCCAGACGCGAGGACCGCACCGAGCTGGTATCGCTGCGGGTTCACGCCCATCGTTGCGGCCGCGAGCGGACGCTCGCCAACACCGCGCATCCGCAGGCCAAGCGGCGTGCGGAACAGGACGATCCAGAGCGTCGGTACGAGGAGCAAGGCGAGGTAGCCGAGCGGAGTGAGCGCGAAGAGCGCACCGATCCAGGGAATGTCAGCAAGGAACGGAATTCGCCACGTCGGGATCCCATCGATGCCGGGATCCTGGAACACGCCCTGCACGTCGAAGACAGCGACAATCAAGAAGCTCGTCATCCCGACAGCGAGAATGTTCATCGCGATCGCGAGCACGATCGGATCGCCCTTCCGATACACCGCCCCGTAGCCGAGGATCAGCGAGAACAGCATGCCTGCGAGCATCGCGACGATGACGCCGACCACCCAGTTGTGCGTGAAGTACGACGCTGCGACGCCGGCGAAGGCACCGACGAGGAGCATGCCCTCGAGGCCGATGTTGAAGATGCCAACCCGCTCAGCCAGCATGCCACCGAGGGCCGCGAGCAGGATCGGGATCAGTGAGCGGAGGACCGAGGAAATGAGGTCCTCATTGAACAGATCGAGGAGGTTCATCGCTCGTCCCCCTTCGAAACTGCGGATGCCGGGCTCACCGGGGCAAGGACAGGCGTGGAGTGCTCGCCGGGATCCGGATCGGGATCACCGCCGATTTCTGCAGCCTTCCGCTTCCCGAACCGGGGGAGTGCCACCCGGAACGCCAGCAGAATGATGACGAGCGCTTGGATCACCGCGGCGATCTGAGGTGACAGCCCGAGCTCGCGGCCCATCGCGTCGCTGCCCACCATAATCGCGGCAAAGAAGAGGCCTGCGATGACGATGCCGACCGGTCGGTACAGTGCCAGGAGCGTCACGAGCAGGGCAGTCCAGGCAAAGTTCGTCTGGATGAAGTATCCCTCGATGAGGCGGGTACTCGGGGCGCCGATGATGAGCATCATGCCGAACATGCCAGCGAGGCCACCGGAGATGGCCATCGTGCGCAGCACGAGCGGGCCCGGCTTCACACCGCTGTAGCGCACAAACTCGGCGTTCTGCCCAGCCAGACCAGACTCGAAGCCGTACCGGGTGCGACGGTTCACAAAGATCGCACCGAGCACCACGAGGATGAGCACGACAATCGACCAGTTCACGCCGGTGAGCACCATCGTGACAGGGTTGGTCGCGCCCAGCGTATTGCGCAGCGTTTCAGCAAA
This window harbors:
- a CDS encoding GntR family transcriptional regulator, with protein sequence MLVRIDEASELPLYTQIANSVREDIASGRVGPGQVLPPAREVATGLEINVHTVLRAYQLLRDEGLVDLKRRRGAVITAAAGAVAELRGEVAALVAHAASLGVSPALLASVVATTTPAPVPPAPLGRGVATAESHREAA
- a CDS encoding ABC transporter permease; translation: MNLLDLFNEDLISSVLRSLIPILLAALGGMLAERVGIFNIGLEGMLLVGAFAGVAASYFTHNWVVGVIVAMLAGMLFSLILGYGAVYRKGDPIVLAIAMNILAVGMTSFLIVAVFDVQGVFQDPGIDGIPTWRIPFLADIPWIGALFALTPLGYLALLLVPTLWIVLFRTPLGLRMRGVGERPLAAATMGVNPQRYQLGAVLASGALAGLGGAQLALGNVVLFGENMSAGRGWIAVVVVMLARAHPVGVLGAALLFGFADAIGFRLQSFGLPQQLTDAGPYVLTLLVLILMSGRFRKTREAAVA
- a CDS encoding ABC transporter permease, which encodes MKTLNSVGRWLASPVPISVVLALVIGACFMLIAGVDPVSGYVAMVNGSFGTGAGIASTLQRAVPIIGIGIAIAVAFRAGVLNLGTEGQAGLGALAGGIVAIYVPGPAVLIVPLAFIAAIAVGALWGLITAVLQNLLGVPILLSTLLLNYPARYFSSWLIRYKLDEPTSDLVASEQVRPEIQLSMLVPRDSGFAETLRNTLGATNPVTMVLTGVNWSIVVLILVVLGAIFVNRRTRYGFESGLAGQNAEFVRYSGVKPGPLVLRTMAISGGLAGMFGMMLIIGAPSTRLIEGYFIQTNFAWTALLVTLLALYRPVGIVIAGLFFAAIMVGSDAMGRELGLSPQIAAVIQALVIILLAFRVALPRFGKRKAAEIGGDPDPDPGEHSTPVLAPVSPASAVSKGDER
- a CDS encoding DUF1648 domain-containing protein, with protein sequence MREPVALPLRSSEPAAHDHSEADRASLDRARRAARWTGLYLPLSITLAMTGIMLLWLPRMPDPAAVHWGLSGEPDGFDSPWVNALMLPGIGLMLTGISCIQATQLARGRQHTGAPSRASSYRLIPAVVLGSVVLIASIGIGTSWVQLDAADARDTGSTLGVLVGGSVAAVAVSVLAYFAQPRLQSVAAQGGGAEAPRSRRPSTRSGCATYAPHAHSCGPSELRSCCLPR